One genomic window of Clostridioides sp. ES-S-0054-01 includes the following:
- the hisH gene encoding imidazole glycerol phosphate synthase subunit HisH yields MNIIVDYGLGNIDSVSRGFRKAGIETKISSDINEIKNADSLILPGVGAFRDSISALDKLGLITIIKQHVSKGKFMIGICLGMQLLYEKSYEYGEYEGLGLIKGSIDKLDISLKVPHMGWNNLKFSKANDDILKYINEDDYVYFVHSYYANSSNDELIAFSEYEKKIPAIVRKGNVYGIQFHPEKSGEVGLNILRAYGEMIK; encoded by the coding sequence ATGAATATAATAGTAGACTATGGTCTTGGAAATATAGATTCTGTGTCTAGAGGTTTCAGAAAAGCTGGAATAGAAACTAAAATTTCTAGTGATATAAATGAGATAAAGAATGCTGATTCACTTATACTTCCAGGAGTTGGAGCTTTTAGAGATTCTATAAGTGCCTTAGATAAACTAGGCTTGATAACGATAATAAAACAACATGTTTCTAAGGGGAAATTTATGATAGGTATATGTTTAGGAATGCAGTTGCTTTATGAAAAAAGTTATGAGTATGGAGAATATGAAGGATTAGGGCTTATAAAAGGAAGTATTGATAAACTGGATATAAGTTTAAAAGTGCCACATATGGGATGGAATAATCTAAAATTTAGTAAGGCAAATGATGATATACTTAAGTATATAAACGAAGATGACTATGTATACTTTGTTCACTCATATTATGCAAATTCATCAAATGACGAACTAATTGCATTTTCAGAGTATGAAAAGAAAATTCCTGCTATTGTTAGAAAAGGTAATGTATATGGTATACAATTTCATCCTGAAAAAAGTGGAGAAGTAGGTTTAAATATATTAAGAGCATATGGGGAGATGATAAAATGA
- the hisB gene encoding imidazoleglycerol-phosphate dehydratase HisB — protein MRIWRIERNTLETQISVELNVDGSGKSEIDTGIGFLDHMLTLMAFHGKFDLKVLCKGDTYVDDHHSVEDIGIAIGEAFKNALGDKKGIRRYSNIYIPMDESLSMVAIDISNRPYLVFNAKFDTQMIGSMSTQCFKEFFRAFVNESRVTLHINLLYGENDHHKIESIFKAFARALKEGSEIVSNEIVSSKGVL, from the coding sequence ATGAGAATTTGGAGGATAGAAAGAAATACTCTTGAAACACAGATTTCAGTGGAACTAAATGTTGATGGCTCTGGTAAATCTGAAATAGATACTGGAATAGGATTTTTAGACCATATGCTTACTTTAATGGCATTTCATGGCAAGTTCGATTTAAAAGTGCTTTGTAAAGGGGATACATATGTAGATGACCACCATAGTGTGGAAGATATAGGTATAGCTATAGGTGAAGCATTTAAAAATGCTCTAGGTGATAAAAAAGGAATAAGAAGATATTCTAATATCTATATACCTATGGATGAATCTCTATCAATGGTAGCAATAGATATAAGCAATAGACCATATCTTGTATTTAACGCTAAATTTGATACTCAAATGATTGGTAGTATGAGTACTCAATGTTTTAAAGAATTTTTCAGAGCTTTTGTAAATGAATCTAGAGTAACACTACATATTAATCTTTTATATGGAGAAAATGACCATCATAAGATAGAAAGTATCTTTAAAGCATTTGCAAGAGCTTTAAAAGAAGGTAGTGAAATAGTTTCTAATGAGATAGTATCTTCAAAGGGGGTTTTGTAG
- the hisA gene encoding 1-(5-phosphoribosyl)-5-[(5-phosphoribosylamino)methylideneamino]imidazole-4-carboxamide isomerase, translating to MIIFPAIDIKDNKCIRLTQGEFDKVNVYYDNPLEVAYKWKNEGAEYIHIVDLNGARSEFGVNTKIIEDIANNIDIPIQVGGGVRDKEKVKSLINAGVTRVILGSIAIENLNLVEELVNEYKNKIVVSIDAKDGKVAVRGWEVLSNVDSLTLCKQLEKIGVQTIVYTDISKDGMLQGPNFDIYEKIAKETSLNVIASGGVTSIEDVKRLKDMNLYGAIIGKALYDKKIDFKEAQRLCLLEE from the coding sequence ATGATAATATTTCCAGCAATAGATATAAAAGATAATAAATGTATAAGACTCACTCAAGGAGAGTTTGACAAAGTAAATGTATATTATGATAATCCATTAGAAGTAGCATATAAATGGAAAAATGAAGGAGCAGAATACATACATATAGTAGATTTAAATGGAGCTAGAAGTGAATTTGGTGTAAATACCAAAATAATTGAGGATATAGCAAACAATATAGATATACCTATTCAAGTTGGTGGTGGAGTTAGAGATAAGGAAAAAGTCAAAAGTTTAATAAATGCTGGTGTTACTAGAGTGATATTAGGTAGTATAGCTATTGAAAATTTAAATTTGGTTGAAGAATTGGTCAATGAATATAAAAATAAAATTGTAGTTTCTATAGATGCTAAAGATGGAAAGGTAGCAGTTAGAGGTTGGGAAGTTTTAAGTAATGTAGACTCCTTAACATTATGTAAACAACTTGAAAAGATAGGTGTGCAAACTATTGTTTATACAGATATATCAAAAGATGGGATGTTGCAAGGTCCAAATTTTGATATATATGAAAAAATAGCAAAGGAAACGTCATTAAATGTTATTGCTTCTGGAGGAGTAACTTCTATAGAGGATGTAAAAAGACTGAAAGATATGAACTTATATGGTGCAATAATAGGTAAGGCACTTTATGATAAAAAGATAGATTTTAAGGAGGCACAACGATTATGCTTACTAGAAGAATAA
- the hisC gene encoding histidinol-phosphate transaminase, translating to MREKESIRELKGYEPNHVNCKVKLDANEGSRKLFKYLIKEISDSDIDLNLYPEDSYSDLKESIIDYISISGVSKKNLLVGNGSSEIIDLIIHTFVDKDEVILSFSPSFSMYSIYSQINGSKFIGVESDENLVINIDNVIEKVKENNPKIVIVCNPNNPTGTILKKDDIIKLLDSTDSLVVLDEAYMDFGEESMLSDVFKYENLIVLRTLSKAFGLAGIRTGYMLSNSSLINSVEKVRPPYNLNSLSDFIATRALRNKDIVKDYIKEVKEEREVLYKEMLSIGIRAYKSQANFILFYSEIENLSQKLIDRGVLIRKFGGKLENYYRVTIGDKEENDIFIDAIRDILEKEK from the coding sequence TTGAGAGAAAAAGAAAGTATAAGAGAGTTAAAGGGGTATGAACCAAATCACGTAAACTGTAAAGTAAAACTTGATGCAAACGAAGGAAGTAGGAAGTTGTTTAAGTATCTTATTAAAGAGATTTCAGATAGTGATATAGATTTAAATTTATATCCTGAAGATTCTTATAGTGATTTAAAAGAATCTATAATAGATTACATAAGTATTTCTGGAGTAAGTAAGAAAAACCTTCTAGTAGGAAACGGTTCAAGTGAGATAATTGATTTAATAATACATACTTTTGTAGATAAAGATGAAGTAATATTGAGTTTCTCTCCAAGTTTTAGTATGTATTCTATATATAGTCAAATAAATGGTTCTAAATTTATAGGTGTTGAAAGTGATGAAAATTTAGTTATAAATATAGATAATGTAATTGAAAAAGTGAAGGAAAATAATCCAAAGATAGTAATTGTATGCAATCCTAATAATCCAACTGGAACAATACTAAAGAAGGACGATATAATAAAGCTTTTAGATTCAACTGATAGCCTAGTAGTTTTGGATGAAGCATATATGGATTTTGGTGAAGAAAGCATGTTGAGTGACGTTTTTAAATATGAAAATCTAATAGTTCTTAGAACTTTGTCAAAGGCATTTGGATTGGCTGGAATAAGAACAGGATATATGTTATCTAATAGTAGTTTAATAAATTCTGTTGAAAAGGTAAGACCTCCATATAATTTAAATTCATTATCAGATTTTATTGCTACAAGAGCACTTAGAAATAAAGATATAGTAAAGGATTATATAAAGGAAGTAAAAGAGGAAAGAGAAGTTTTATATAAAGAAATGCTTAGTATAGGAATTAGGGCATATAAATCACAAGCAAATTTTATATTATTTTATTCTGAAATCGAAAATTTATCACAAAAACTTATTGATAGAGGAGTTTTAATAAGAAAATTTGGTGGAAAGTTAGAAAATTATTATAGAGTTACAATTGGCGATAAAGAAGAAAATGATATATTTATAGATGCTATAAGAGACATTTTGGAAAAGGAGAAATAG
- a CDS encoding bifunctional phosphoribosyl-AMP cyclohydrolase/phosphoribosyl-ATP diphosphatase HisIE, which produces MDNKCNNVYSDEVEEFIRSVKFDDKGLVPVVVQEVVSKDVLMLAYMNKDAIRRTLKDKVACYFSRSRQELWVKGETSGNTQKVVKMSYDCDVDTILLFVEQTGVACHTGNYSCFYRDLFDDTAKMEFEVQKNILKELYDLINERKSNPVEGSYTNYLFEKGIDKILKKIGEESSEVIIASKNTDKSELIYEISDLVYHTLVLMIEKDVEIDEIKKELLKRRK; this is translated from the coding sequence ATGGATAATAAATGTAACAATGTATACAGTGATGAAGTAGAAGAATTTATAAGAAGTGTAAAATTTGATGATAAAGGGTTAGTTCCTGTTGTTGTTCAAGAGGTAGTGAGTAAAGATGTACTGATGTTAGCATATATGAATAAAGATGCTATAAGGAGAACCTTAAAAGATAAAGTGGCTTGCTATTTTAGTAGAAGTAGACAAGAACTTTGGGTTAAAGGTGAGACGTCTGGTAATACTCAAAAAGTGGTTAAGATGTCTTATGATTGTGATGTAGATACTATACTACTTTTTGTTGAACAAACTGGTGTAGCTTGTCATACAGGAAATTATTCTTGTTTTTATAGAGATTTATTTGATGATACTGCTAAAATGGAGTTTGAAGTACAAAAAAATATATTGAAAGAATTATATGATTTAATTAATGAAAGAAAAAGTAATCCGGTTGAAGGTTCTTACACTAATTATCTTTTTGAAAAAGGTATAGATAAGATTCTTAAAAAAATAGGTGAAGAGAGCAGTGAGGTAATTATAGCATCAAAGAATACAGATAAAAGTGAACTCATTTATGAAATTAGCGATTTAGTATATCATACATTGGTTTTAATGATAGAAAAAGATGTTGAAATTGATGAAATAAAAAAAGAATTACTTAAAAGAAGAAAATAG
- the hisF gene encoding imidazole glycerol phosphate synthase subunit HisF translates to MLTRRIIPCLDVRNGRVVKGKKFKDIVDVDSPEVLGKFYSDCGADELVFYDITASNEERKTSLEFVTKVAENINIPFCVGGGVNKLEDFTDILRKGADKVSINSSAVKNPELIREASLKFGAQCVVLSIDAKKNEEGSWSVYIKGGREKTNLDAIEWAVKGVELGAGEIVVNSMDEDGMKNGYDIELLSKITSLVNVPVIASGGAGKMEDFYEAVKKSDVDGILAASVFHFGEIKINDLKKYLKSMGVEVRL, encoded by the coding sequence ATGCTTACTAGAAGAATAATACCTTGTCTAGATGTAAGAAATGGAAGAGTTGTAAAAGGAAAAAAATTCAAAGATATAGTAGATGTTGACAGTCCAGAAGTACTTGGAAAATTTTATAGTGATTGTGGCGCAGATGAACTTGTATTCTATGATATAACTGCATCAAATGAAGAGAGAAAGACATCCTTAGAATTTGTGACAAAAGTTGCAGAAAATATAAATATACCATTTTGTGTTGGTGGAGGAGTGAATAAATTAGAAGATTTTACTGATATTTTAAGAAAAGGTGCTGATAAAGTTTCTATAAATTCATCAGCAGTTAAAAATCCTGAATTAATAAGAGAAGCTTCATTAAAATTTGGAGCACAATGTGTTGTTTTATCGATAGATGCAAAGAAAAATGAAGAGGGTTCATGGAGTGTATATATCAAAGGTGGAAGAGAAAAGACTAATCTGGATGCAATTGAGTGGGCTGTTAAAGGCGTAGAACTTGGGGCAGGAGAAATTGTTGTAAATAGCATGGATGAAGATGGAATGAAAAATGGATACGATATAGAATTATTATCAAAAATAACTTCTTTAGTAAATGTACCTGTCATAGCATCTGGAGGTGCTGGAAAAATGGAAGATTTTTATGAGGCAGTTAAAAAGTCTGATGTAGATGGAATTTTAGCAGCATCTGTTTTTCATTTTGGTGAGATAAAAATAAATGATTTAAAGAAATATTTAAAAAGCATGGGTGTAGAAGTAAGATTATAA